ACTGCATCTTTTGGACGATTAGCAATCCCATAAACCCTCTGGTAGTACAAAAGCCGGAGCTAAACGATCAGCATAGCGGGGCACCATTACTTTCCAAAAACACCGTATCATGAATTTGATGAACTCTTGGGCTACCCGGACCCCTATGGCCACTCCCCTGACCCATTACACCGTTGAAATGGAACACAGCGGTTTATCCGGCTGGATCAACTACCGCGAATCCATGCTGACGTTACGCTTCTCCTATGAGCGGATGCTGACCTCCCTCTACGTCTTTGTACCGGGCGACGAACAATGGTCCGCCTACTGCCGTAGTTCCGGTGCCCGAACCGCGACCCCCCGCCGAACCGAAATCATCCAGCGGATTGCCGCAGAACTTCGCACGCAACAAGCGTCGTCGATGGTTCAGATTAATGAATACGGAATTGAAGTGGTATTTTAACCCCAAAAGCCCATAACCAGCGCTAACCGATCATTTATTCTAATCGATTAAACGAAGCCTATTACTTACCTCAACTTGAAAAGTTAGCAAGATTCTTATTTAAGGCCCTCTTCTTAAAACTACCTATAATACTACGATTTACCTAGCTTCATTATCAAAAATGATCCTCACACCATTTGATTAGTCTTTTACGTTCGTAATCTGGAAGTTCCATTCCCGGCACATGCTAATTATCAGACATATACTAGATCATAACGCAATTAGTTTAAAGTAATCCGGGACAAAATACATCCTTCTTTCATAAGTATTTATTACCATTTCTTACAGACTTTTATTAGCTTTAAAAGCAATTCCAGTTTGTCTAAGTTATGGTTACTTCTGCTTTTCAATGCAAATTCGTGTTAATCTTCCTGTTTATTACCTATGGGTTGATAAGTACGGGCATGGCTCAGCAACCAGCTCCCCTTAAACTTCAAACCGATAAGCTGCTTTATGCAGACTCGGTCTACCAGGAGGCTATCACAGAAAAGGATTCCCTGAAACTGGCGGAAGCTTATTTTCTGTACGGTAAGACTTACAACTCAGCCGGCGATTATTTGATGTCCCAGCAGTGGTTCCTGCACTCCCTGGCCATTCTTGAACCTCGGGGCGATTCGTATGCTCTCAGTCGCCTTTACAGTGTGCTATCGTACCTGCAGGAGAATTACCAGGAAACTCTCCACTATGCTTTCCTGTCGCTGGCCGTCAGCCGCCGTATAAAATCAGATAAGGCACTGATGCGCGCCTATCTCACGTTGGCCCATATTTATCAGACAGATTGGTCTGGAAAGAACCAGCATGTGTACGGCATCCTGTCGTCCAATGTGTACCGAATGGATTGGTCCAAAGCCGGGAAGAAACCGAACTTGCCCAAACCCAGGGCCGACAGCGCCTTATATTACATTAAAAAGGTGTATGAGCTCTCTTACAAGCTGAATGATCACGTTGCCATGATTGAGTCCAATATTCACCTGGGGCGTTTTCTGTGGAATACGTATCAAAATCCGCGGGCTCTTGACTACTTACAAAAAGGGCTGGCTATAGCAACGGCAGATACCGAAGAGCGGATGCAGATAAGGTTAATGCTGTACATGACTTCTGTTCACATTGCCCGCCGTCAGCCCACCCAGGCGGCCCGTTTACTCACTGAGGCCCAGCAACTGCTTGATCGAAGCGACATCAATGATTATTTCATCAATGCGCAGTTTGAAGGGGCCTATACCGATTACTATTCCTTAATTGGAGATTGGAAACGTGCTTTTGAACATGGTCAGAAACTCCATACGATGGAAATTAACAATTACATCGCCGACCACGATGGGGCCGTAACCCGGCTGAGTATGGAGTATAAATCAGAGCAGAAGGAAGCCAAGCTGCGGGCTCAGAAAAATGAACTGGAGTTGCGTTCGGAAACGTTGCGGGCTCAGCAGCGACTGACGTGGGCCATATCGGCGCTGTTGGGCGTAACGGTGGCGATGGCCATTGTTTTTTTCCGGCTTTACCGCAAAAATCGGCGCATGAGCGAACGGAATGTGGAATTGGTTCGGGAACAGAATCACCGCGTAAAGAACAACCTACAGGTGATTTCGAGCCTGCTGAACCTGCAATTTAACCAGCTTACTGACGAAAACGCCAAACGAATGGTCGAAGAAAGCCAGATGCGG
This Larkinella insperata DNA region includes the following protein-coding sequences:
- a CDS encoding sensor histidine kinase encodes the protein MAQQPAPLKLQTDKLLYADSVYQEAITEKDSLKLAEAYFLYGKTYNSAGDYLMSQQWFLHSLAILEPRGDSYALSRLYSVLSYLQENYQETLHYAFLSLAVSRRIKSDKALMRAYLTLAHIYQTDWSGKNQHVYGILSSNVYRMDWSKAGKKPNLPKPRADSALYYIKKVYELSYKLNDHVAMIESNIHLGRFLWNTYQNPRALDYLQKGLAIATADTEERMQIRLMLYMTSVHIARRQPTQAARLLTEAQQLLDRSDINDYFINAQFEGAYTDYYSLIGDWKRAFEHGQKLHTMEINNYIADHDGAVTRLSMEYKSEQKEAKLRAQKNELELRSETLRAQQRLTWAISALLGVTVAMAIVFFRLYRKNRRMSERNVELVREQNHRVKNNLQVISSLLNLQFNQLTDENAKRMVEESQMRVQAMSILHQRLYAGDEQGDQQVVVDTSEFIIELVEEVLKAYGYSAIHPIYDLDPLELSADEALPLGLIINELTTNACKYAFADHPYPAFSISSRRNGNKFTLSVTDNGPGLPSHVSMDGSSNQRLTFGLRLILMEVQQLQGTCEFESKGGTHFSMEFKV